The Acidimicrobiales bacterium genome contains the following window.
CGCAGCCCGATTTCATGTCCGCCGCACCGAGGCCCCACAGCACGTCACCGTCGATGCGGGCCTGCTCGTTCCCGTTGGGGGGGACGGTGTCGGTGTGGCCGGCCAGCACCAGGCGTTGGGAGCGGCCGAGGGTGGTGCGGGCCACGACGTTGTGGCCGACGCGATCGACGTCGAGCCAAGGCACGGCCCGCAGCAGACGCTCCACATGGTCGGCGATCGCCTCCTCGTGGTGGCTCACCGACGGGATGTCGACGAGCTCGGCCGTGAAGGCCAGGAGGTCGGTCAACGGCGGTCGCGCCCCGCTGGCGCCGTCACGTGGAGACACCGTGCTCGCGCAGGATCGATTCGAGCTTCAGCTTGTCGTGCTCCTCGCCGACCTCGAGGAACTTGAGGACCAGCACGCACGGGAGCCCGAACTCACCTCCGGCGAACTGCTTGCGGCGGGTGCCCTGGATGGCGATGGCCCGGTCGGGCACGACGCCGCGCCCGAGCTCCTCCCCCGTGTGCACGTCGATGACGGGGATGGACGACGACAGCACCACGCCGGCCCCCACCTTGGCGCCGTTGCCGACGCGGGCGCCCTCAACGATCATGCAGCGGCTGCCGATGAAGGCGTCGTCGCCGATGATCACCGGCGCCGCCTGAGGTGGCTCCAGGACACCGCCGATGCCGACGCCGCCCGAGAGGTGGACGTTGGCGCCGACCTGGGCGCACGAGCCCACCGTCGCCCACGTGTCGACCATGGTGCCGGCCCCGACGCGGGCGCCGATGTTGACGTACGAAGGCATCAAGATCACGCCGGGC
Protein-coding sequences here:
- a CDS encoding 2,3,4,5-tetrahydropyridine-2,6-dicarboxylate N-succinyltransferase encodes the protein KQAILLLFRLEHLAVTEVGPFEYHDKLPLKHDYSSARVRVVPGGSARWGSYLAPGVILMPSYVNIGARVGAGTMVDTWATVGSCAQVGANVHLSGGVGIGGVLEPPQAAPVIIGDDAFIGSRCMIVEGARVGNGAKVGAGVVLSSSIPVIDVHTGEELGRGVVPDRAIAIQGTRRKQFAGGEFGLPCVLVLKFLEVGEEHDKLKLESILREHGVST